From the Maioricimonas rarisocia genome, one window contains:
- a CDS encoding DUF1553 domain-containing protein, whose protein sequence is MQRLPYGPLLLIVLWATSTGQAEAEDVYFERDVRPILKAHCFHCHGEAGEKEGNLDVRLARFLTAGGDSGAAIEPGDADASLLLERVESGEMPPGEDLRLSDEELAVLRAWVEAGAPTLRPEPETVDGPLITAEERSHWSFQPIHKPAVPEVQQADRVQTAVDAFVLRRLEADGWTLADQATARTLVRRLYYDLVGFPPTPDEVQQFLDDREPGAWQRLVDNLLDSPHYGERWGRHWLDVAGYADSEGYTNDDHTRPYAYKYRDYVIRSFNADKPFDRFIVEQLAGDELITSPLNNLSPEDVELLTATGFLRMGPDGTAGSVDDFELAKNDAIAETVKIVSSALMGMTVGCAQCHDHRYDPIPQSDYYSFRAVFEPAFDPQKWKRPAQRRISLYTDEDRARAAEIEAEAKKIDAERLAKQKEFIDATFERELAKLPEEVHELARAAHATSAKERTDEQKALLKKHPSLNVTAGSLYLYDRKAADKLKEMAAEAKKVRDGKPVQEFVRALTETPGRIPPTHLFYRGDHEQPKDELLPTGLSVVSMNIPDLPGIPADTEELKTSGRRLALAKRLTDGNHPLVPRVIVNRIWMHHFGTGLVRTPADFGVLGSPPTHPELLDWLAREFVESGWSVKHIHRLILNSATWRQTSSANRNLMAADPDNELYGRSNLQRLDAEAVRDAILRISGKLNDNLYGEPIPVMADRVGRWVLGIENLNAGRPGKEIDLEGTEFRRSVYVQVRRSRPLAVLDTFDWPRMSPNCAQRTPSTVTPQSLLLMNSDFVIDFSRYFADRVATDAGDDRTAQVRRAWELAFNRPAEESEVQSALTYLDDQTALLTERLPEEKDKKEARTPSQEALASLCQLLVSSNEFLYVE, encoded by the coding sequence ATGCAACGACTGCCGTACGGGCCGCTGTTGCTGATCGTCTTGTGGGCGACCAGTACCGGTCAGGCTGAAGCCGAAGACGTTTATTTTGAGCGTGACGTCCGTCCCATCCTGAAGGCTCACTGCTTTCACTGCCATGGCGAAGCGGGTGAGAAGGAAGGCAACCTCGACGTCCGACTTGCACGCTTCCTGACCGCAGGAGGCGACTCCGGCGCAGCGATCGAGCCGGGTGATGCCGACGCCAGCCTGCTTCTCGAGCGGGTCGAGAGTGGCGAAATGCCTCCCGGAGAGGACCTGCGGCTCTCGGACGAGGAACTGGCGGTTCTTCGCGCCTGGGTCGAGGCCGGCGCTCCGACACTCCGCCCGGAACCGGAAACCGTCGACGGTCCGCTCATCACCGCAGAAGAGCGCTCCCACTGGTCGTTCCAGCCGATTCACAAGCCGGCCGTTCCCGAGGTGCAGCAGGCAGATCGTGTGCAGACCGCGGTCGACGCCTTCGTGCTGCGTCGGCTCGAGGCCGATGGATGGACGCTCGCCGATCAGGCCACCGCGCGCACGCTCGTGCGGCGACTCTACTACGACCTGGTCGGCTTTCCGCCAACACCTGACGAAGTACAGCAGTTCCTCGACGACCGCGAGCCGGGCGCCTGGCAGCGACTCGTCGACAACCTGCTCGACTCGCCGCACTACGGTGAGCGGTGGGGCCGCCACTGGCTCGACGTCGCCGGTTATGCGGACTCCGAGGGTTACACGAACGACGACCACACGCGTCCCTATGCGTACAAGTACCGCGACTACGTCATCCGTTCGTTCAATGCCGACAAGCCGTTTGACCGCTTCATCGTCGAACAGCTGGCCGGCGACGAACTGATTACCTCGCCGCTCAACAATCTCAGTCCGGAAGACGTCGAACTGCTGACGGCAACCGGCTTCCTCCGCATGGGGCCGGACGGCACCGCCGGCAGCGTGGATGACTTCGAGCTGGCCAAGAACGACGCCATCGCCGAAACGGTCAAGATCGTCTCGTCGGCATTGATGGGGATGACAGTCGGCTGTGCCCAGTGTCATGACCATCGCTACGACCCGATTCCCCAGTCGGATTACTACTCCTTCCGCGCCGTCTTCGAACCGGCTTTCGATCCGCAGAAATGGAAGCGCCCCGCCCAGCGTCGCATTTCCCTTTACACCGACGAGGACCGTGCCCGCGCTGCCGAGATCGAAGCGGAAGCCAAGAAGATCGACGCCGAGCGTCTTGCGAAGCAGAAGGAGTTCATCGACGCCACCTTCGAGCGGGAACTGGCCAAGCTTCCCGAAGAGGTCCACGAACTGGCCCGGGCGGCCCACGCGACGTCTGCAAAAGAACGAACCGATGAACAGAAGGCGCTGCTCAAGAAGCACCCGAGCCTGAACGTCACCGCCGGCTCACTCTACCTCTACGATCGCAAGGCGGCCGACAAGCTGAAGGAAATGGCGGCCGAGGCGAAGAAGGTCCGTGACGGCAAACCGGTTCAGGAGTTCGTCCGGGCCCTCACAGAAACGCCTGGCCGAATCCCTCCGACGCACCTGTTCTACCGCGGGGACCACGAGCAGCCGAAAGACGAACTGCTGCCGACCGGTCTCTCCGTCGTCTCGATGAACATTCCCGACCTCCCCGGGATCCCGGCCGACACCGAGGAGCTGAAGACCTCGGGACGCCGTCTGGCCCTCGCAAAGCGGCTGACCGACGGCAACCATCCACTCGTCCCACGCGTGATCGTCAACCGGATCTGGATGCATCACTTCGGCACCGGGCTGGTGCGCACTCCGGCCGACTTCGGAGTTCTTGGCTCTCCGCCGACGCATCCGGAACTGCTCGACTGGCTCGCCCGTGAATTCGTCGAGTCCGGCTGGAGCGTCAAGCACATCCACCGGCTGATCCTCAACTCCGCCACCTGGCGACAGACGTCTTCGGCAAATCGCAACCTGATGGCCGCCGACCCGGACAACGAACTCTACGGTCGCTCTAACCTGCAACGTCTCGACGCCGAAGCCGTTCGCGATGCGATCCTGCGGATCAGCGGGAAGCTGAACGACAATCTGTACGGGGAACCGATTCCCGTGATGGCCGACCGCGTCGGTCGCTGGGTCCTCGGGATCGAGAACCTCAACGCCGGTCGCCCCGGCAAGGAGATCGACCTGGAAGGGACTGAATTCCGCCGCAGTGTCTACGTGCAGGTCCGTCGCAGCCGTCCGCTCGCCGTTCTCGACACATTCGACTGGCCGCGGATGTCCCCCAACTGTGCCCAGCGGACGCCGTCCACTGTCACGCCCCAGTCGCTGCTCCTCATGAACAGCGACTTCGTGATCGACTTTTCGCGCTACTTCGCCGACCGTGTCGCCACCGACGCAGGTGACGACCGCACCGCGCAAGTCCGCCGGGCCTGGGAACTCGCCTTCAACCGCCCGGCCGAAGAGTCCGAAGTGCAGTCGGCCCTGACGTATCTCGACGACCAGACGGCACTGCTGACCGAGCGGTTGCCTGAGGAGAAAGACAAGAAGGAAGCTCGCACGCCGTCTCAGGAAGCGCTGGCGAGCCTGTGCCAGCTGCTCGTCAGTTCCAACGAGTTCCTGTACGTCGAATAG
- a CDS encoding cyclic nucleotide-binding domain-containing protein, protein MSDAPAEDHLIRFLSTPGLPPKVLKQVAGLGELVEIAAGATVFEEGAEYNRLSIVVSGHIELKMNAASCGDVRILTIGAGDVLGWSPLLGGHRMTATATALEPSQLLSFETGRLRSLFETDFETGYYFMNHISLALMQRLVATRLQLLAMVGDAGSASAGDGTA, encoded by the coding sequence ATGAGCGATGCCCCGGCCGAAGACCATCTGATACGTTTTCTCTCCACGCCTGGCCTGCCGCCAAAGGTCCTCAAGCAGGTTGCAGGGCTCGGCGAGCTGGTGGAGATCGCTGCCGGGGCAACCGTTTTCGAAGAAGGAGCCGAGTACAACAGGCTGTCGATCGTCGTGTCCGGTCACATCGAACTGAAGATGAACGCCGCTTCGTGCGGTGATGTTCGGATTCTCACGATTGGCGCGGGAGATGTTCTCGGCTGGTCCCCGCTGCTGGGGGGACATCGGATGACCGCGACCGCCACAGCTCTCGAGCCATCTCAACTCCTCTCATTCGAGACGGGGCGGCTGAGGAGCCTGTTCGAAACCGATTTCGAGACCGGCTATTACTTCATGAACCACATCTCGCTGGCATTGATGCAGCGGCTGGTGGCGACTCGGCTGCAACTGCTCGCCATGGTGGGGGATGCGGGAAGTGCTTCCGCCGGCGATGGCACCGCTTGA
- a CDS encoding DUF1549 domain-containing protein — MKTLLVSLALCSVVSVSPSLANDALLPLHRQIDELTARHEVGPVAPAAEDAEFVRRVYVDLTGRIPSAEETRVFLDDSSAEKRTALIDRLLESDECIRHLATTLDVMLMERRGGKHVKIAEWRGWLEQALRDDVPLTQIAAVVLAADGTDEKERAAAAFYLEREAEPDLLTRDIGRKFFGRDLQCAQCHNHPLIDDYYQTDYYGIRAFVGRLSLFQPDRKKPALLGETAVGEAAFKSVFTEREGMTGPRLPGGAELAQVALAPDQLYEVAPAKNVRPVPKFSRREKLAELVAAGGNRAFDRNMANRLWAMMMGRGIVDPVDLHHSDNPPAHPELLDALTTSLVGMDYSVRGFLRQIALSQAYQRSSILPGEFAFDPEAGRAEIATLQSQAMQLRETASEADARAEQALEKLDAALQQARPLRDETKKAADAILAAAKTRDEAAAKVAEHQKTVTGKRAIQVAVQAAASATMGAVKAAKDDKELAQALTLLTGKATQVESEVAAAITALQAAQGTAGKADAALTAARRAWQEKSSALAGVEEQVRNHRAAMVAAREQATGQRTLANHADERSEFLQTLISWREQETQLARLADQKVAAGASLAKLESQMPPLQQAVADSEKHVDESKKQLAAAQAAAKAADSELQAARETAGLLTESLAKVEAARSRLEASENLDVVVTKLGDTIENWQATVAGREDALKAATAARADAQSAMTTADAELKAARAAMAQAQEKVSVQKQQIAELTAQIESTRAVREETWTSISDDAAARFHVASLVGLSPEQLTRSLLTATGQIDRMRAAAAAKYDKDNPRKGDDPLSDEAAAARSAAIDAAIEQAVDKVTTGFVKLFGNGAGQPQDEFFATVDQALFIANGGEIRSWLSPGGGNLTERLEKLEDSAALAEELYLATLTRQPTPEEAADVVRYLEERKDDRRGAIQELAWAMVSSAEFRFRH, encoded by the coding sequence ATGAAGACCCTCCTTGTCTCCCTCGCCCTGTGCAGTGTTGTTTCGGTTTCCCCGTCACTGGCGAATGATGCGTTGCTGCCGCTCCATCGCCAGATCGACGAGCTGACCGCACGGCACGAGGTCGGCCCGGTCGCTCCTGCAGCAGAGGATGCCGAGTTCGTTCGACGGGTTTACGTGGACCTGACAGGTCGGATTCCGTCGGCGGAGGAGACACGGGTATTCCTCGACGATTCGTCAGCGGAGAAGCGGACCGCACTGATCGACCGACTGCTGGAGAGTGACGAATGCATCCGTCACCTGGCCACCACACTCGACGTCATGCTGATGGAGCGACGCGGCGGGAAGCACGTAAAGATTGCCGAGTGGCGGGGCTGGCTCGAGCAGGCGCTGCGGGACGATGTTCCGCTGACACAGATTGCGGCGGTCGTGCTGGCTGCCGACGGAACGGACGAAAAGGAGCGAGCCGCGGCTGCGTTCTACTTGGAACGGGAAGCGGAGCCGGATCTGCTGACCCGCGACATCGGGCGGAAGTTCTTCGGCCGGGATCTGCAGTGTGCGCAGTGTCACAATCATCCGCTGATCGATGACTACTATCAGACGGACTACTACGGCATCAGGGCGTTCGTGGGCCGGTTGTCGCTGTTTCAGCCCGACAGGAAGAAGCCGGCTCTTCTGGGTGAAACGGCGGTGGGAGAGGCCGCGTTCAAGTCGGTGTTCACCGAACGCGAAGGCATGACCGGGCCGCGGTTGCCCGGAGGTGCGGAGCTCGCCCAGGTCGCACTGGCTCCCGATCAGCTCTACGAGGTTGCCCCGGCGAAGAACGTGCGGCCGGTTCCGAAGTTCAGCCGCCGCGAGAAGCTTGCCGAACTGGTGGCGGCGGGCGGCAATCGGGCGTTCGATCGGAACATGGCAAACCGGCTGTGGGCCATGATGATGGGACGCGGGATCGTCGACCCGGTCGATCTGCATCATTCCGACAATCCGCCGGCCCACCCCGAATTGCTCGATGCGCTGACGACATCTCTGGTCGGCATGGACTACAGCGTACGCGGCTTCCTTCGACAGATCGCACTGAGCCAGGCGTACCAGCGGTCGTCGATTCTGCCGGGCGAGTTCGCCTTCGATCCGGAAGCGGGGCGGGCGGAAATCGCTACGCTGCAATCGCAGGCAATGCAGTTGCGTGAGACGGCTTCGGAGGCAGATGCTCGGGCAGAGCAGGCGCTCGAGAAGCTGGACGCGGCGTTGCAGCAGGCACGACCGCTTCGCGACGAAACGAAGAAGGCAGCGGACGCCATTCTCGCGGCAGCGAAGACTCGCGATGAAGCGGCTGCGAAAGTGGCGGAACATCAGAAGACAGTCACCGGCAAGCGGGCCATTCAGGTGGCCGTGCAGGCGGCCGCGTCCGCGACCATGGGGGCGGTCAAGGCAGCGAAGGATGACAAGGAGCTGGCGCAGGCTCTGACGTTGCTGACGGGCAAGGCGACTCAGGTCGAGTCAGAGGTGGCCGCGGCAATCACGGCGCTCCAGGCGGCTCAGGGGACGGCCGGTAAGGCTGATGCGGCCCTGACAGCAGCCCGCCGGGCGTGGCAGGAAAAGTCGTCCGCGCTGGCCGGCGTGGAAGAGCAGGTCCGCAATCATCGTGCAGCGATGGTTGCCGCCCGCGAACAGGCGACCGGGCAGCGGACGCTGGCGAACCATGCGGATGAGCGTAGCGAGTTCCTGCAGACGCTGATTTCGTGGCGGGAACAGGAAACACAACTGGCCCGGCTTGCGGATCAGAAGGTCGCAGCCGGGGCGTCGCTGGCGAAGCTCGAGAGCCAGATGCCTCCACTGCAGCAGGCGGTGGCGGACTCCGAAAAGCATGTTGATGAATCGAAGAAACAGCTGGCCGCCGCACAGGCTGCCGCGAAGGCCGCCGATTCCGAGCTTCAGGCAGCCCGCGAGACAGCCGGTTTGCTGACGGAGTCGCTGGCGAAAGTCGAAGCGGCACGCAGCCGGCTGGAGGCGTCGGAGAATCTCGACGTCGTGGTGACGAAACTGGGCGACACCATCGAGAACTGGCAGGCGACCGTTGCCGGACGGGAAGACGCGCTCAAGGCGGCAACGGCTGCTCGGGCTGATGCGCAATCCGCAATGACGACCGCTGATGCTGAACTGAAGGCTGCCAGGGCGGCAATGGCCCAAGCTCAGGAGAAGGTGTCCGTACAGAAGCAGCAGATCGCGGAGCTGACGGCGCAAATCGAATCGACCCGCGCAGTCCGTGAGGAAACCTGGACGTCGATCAGTGACGATGCGGCAGCACGGTTTCACGTCGCGTCGCTGGTCGGACTGTCTCCCGAGCAGCTGACGAGGAGCCTGTTGACGGCGACCGGCCAGATCGACCGCATGCGTGCCGCGGCTGCCGCGAAGTACGACAAGGACAATCCCCGCAAGGGAGACGATCCGTTGTCGGATGAAGCTGCGGCCGCTCGTTCGGCTGCCATCGATGCCGCAATTGAACAGGCCGTCGACAAGGTGACGACCGGTTTCGTGAAGCTCTTCGGCAACGGTGCCGGCCAGCCGCAGGACGAATTCTTTGCAACGGTCGATCAGGCGCTGTTCATTGCCAACGGTGGCGAGATCCGCTCGTGGCTGTCGCCGGGAGGCGGCAACCTGACCGAGCGACTGGAGAAGCTGGAAGACTCTGCGGCGCTGGCCGAGGAATTGTACCTCGCGACACTGACGCGGCAGCCGACGCCGGAAGAGGCTGCCGATGTGGTCCGTTACCTCGAGGAACGGAAAGACGACCGTCGCGGCGCCATTCAGGAGCTGGCATGGGCCATGGTCAGCTCGGCGGAGTTCCGGTTCCGGCACTGA
- a CDS encoding DUF1501 domain-containing protein translates to MKCDYACQSVDHQMARRDFLGTLAGGFVVGGLGALTSPLAAAHLKREQMRVLVVFMSGGLSQLESWDPKPKTDTGGPFRAIPTAVPGMHISELLPQTALHMDKLALIRSINTRNGDHSKGRHQMERGRNQMPGQDFPHLGAVVAKSLERSDNPLPGHIRVPGGGRGSDAAYLGPRYNSIGVNGQPPANSARAGSLSEQADQARNDFRRRLNDRFMQQRRTAETDVYLQSYEQALQLMERRDVFDVEKEPAKEHERYGDSEFGKHCLMSRRLLEHGIPFVQVSHSNYDTHNENFNFHLEQLGEFDRGFSALIGDLHERGMLESTLVVVMSEFGRTPRINARFGRDHWGNAWSVCVGGARIQPGAIIGKTNENGTAVVDREVNHGDLFHTYLSAVGLDSSDSFDIGGRSQPLADPAHVPIHELLS, encoded by the coding sequence ATGAAGTGCGATTATGCCTGTCAGTCAGTCGATCATCAGATGGCCCGTCGGGACTTTCTGGGCACGCTTGCCGGCGGCTTCGTCGTCGGTGGCCTGGGAGCGCTGACCAGTCCGCTGGCGGCCGCTCATCTCAAGCGGGAGCAGATGCGGGTCCTTGTGGTCTTCATGTCCGGAGGTCTGAGCCAACTGGAAAGCTGGGATCCGAAGCCGAAGACCGACACGGGGGGGCCATTTCGTGCCATTCCGACGGCCGTTCCCGGCATGCACATCAGCGAACTGTTGCCGCAGACGGCGCTGCACATGGACAAGCTCGCGCTGATCCGCAGCATCAACACCCGCAACGGCGACCACAGCAAGGGCCGCCATCAGATGGAGCGGGGCCGCAATCAGATGCCCGGCCAGGACTTTCCCCACCTGGGGGCCGTCGTAGCGAAGTCGCTGGAACGGTCCGACAACCCGCTGCCCGGACACATTCGCGTACCGGGTGGTGGACGGGGGAGTGACGCGGCCTATCTGGGGCCTCGGTACAACAGCATCGGCGTCAATGGACAGCCGCCGGCCAACTCGGCCCGGGCAGGCTCTCTGTCGGAACAGGCCGACCAGGCCCGCAACGACTTCCGCCGTCGCCTCAACGACCGGTTCATGCAACAGCGACGAACCGCTGAGACCGACGTGTACCTGCAGAGCTACGAGCAGGCCCTGCAGCTGATGGAACGTCGTGATGTCTTCGACGTCGAGAAGGAACCGGCGAAGGAGCACGAACGTTACGGGGACTCGGAATTCGGCAAACACTGTCTGATGTCCCGCCGGCTGCTCGAGCACGGGATTCCCTTCGTGCAGGTGTCGCATTCCAACTACGACACCCACAACGAGAACTTTAACTTCCACCTTGAACAGCTCGGGGAATTCGACCGCGGATTCTCGGCCCTCATCGGCGACCTGCACGAGCGTGGCATGTTGGAATCGACGCTGGTCGTTGTGATGTCGGAGTTCGGACGGACGCCGCGCATCAACGCCCGTTTTGGTCGGGATCATTGGGGGAACGCGTGGTCCGTCTGTGTCGGCGGGGCACGGATTCAGCCCGGCGCGATCATCGGCAAAACGAACGAGAACGGGACGGCGGTCGTCGATCGCGAAGTGAATCACGGCGACCTGTTCCATACGTATCTGTCAGCGGTCGGACTCGACTCGTCCGATTCGTTCGACATTGGTGGGCGTTCGCAGCCGCTGGCCGACCCGGCACACGTACCGATTCATGAACTGTTGAGCTGA
- a CDS encoding WD40 repeat domain-containing protein, which yields MLDPTNTHVVHEWKHGRPLIACSFDPQGRYLLTSSEDYSLQRWSLASGEAVKWEAHDSWVMDLACLPDGEMFLSAGCDDRVILWPNAEGTPAPIREIHAHKGWVRSVDVSPDGTLFATGGNDHLVKVWSVAEGRTVLELSGHDSHVYSVKFHPSGTWLLSGDLSGKILQWEVASGKLLRTLDAADLHSFNSGQKVHYGGVRDIAISPDLKQLACCGLHKATNPLGAVNEPLTVLFDWETGEKQRTQPTDGVRGVAWKIEYLASGEILTASGGAGGGFLIFGKPAEEKTYHKLKLKDTLRDMCLHPDGLQVATAHHDGHVRISRLAADG from the coding sequence ATGCTGGATCCCACGAACACGCATGTCGTCCATGAATGGAAACATGGCCGCCCGCTGATTGCCTGCAGTTTCGATCCGCAGGGGCGGTATCTGCTGACCAGCTCCGAGGACTACTCGCTGCAGCGATGGTCACTGGCTTCCGGTGAGGCCGTGAAGTGGGAAGCCCATGACAGCTGGGTGATGGATCTGGCCTGCCTGCCGGACGGAGAGATGTTTCTCTCGGCCGGTTGCGACGATCGTGTGATCCTGTGGCCGAATGCCGAGGGGACGCCGGCCCCGATTCGCGAGATTCACGCTCACAAGGGGTGGGTGCGGAGTGTCGACGTCAGTCCGGACGGGACGCTGTTCGCGACCGGAGGCAACGATCATCTCGTGAAGGTCTGGTCGGTGGCCGAGGGACGGACCGTTCTCGAGCTTTCCGGCCACGACAGCCACGTCTACAGCGTGAAGTTTCATCCGTCCGGAACGTGGCTGCTGTCGGGAGATCTGAGCGGCAAGATCCTTCAGTGGGAAGTCGCGTCCGGCAAGTTGCTGCGAACGTTGGACGCGGCCGATCTGCACTCGTTCAACAGCGGACAGAAAGTGCACTACGGCGGCGTACGCGATATTGCGATCAGTCCCGACCTGAAGCAGCTGGCCTGCTGCGGCCTGCACAAGGCGACGAACCCGCTCGGCGCCGTGAATGAACCTCTGACGGTTCTCTTCGACTGGGAGACGGGCGAGAAACAGCGCACGCAGCCGACCGATGGAGTCCGCGGAGTTGCCTGGAAGATCGAGTATCTGGCTTCGGGCGAAATCCTCACGGCGTCCGGCGGAGCGGGGGGCGGCTTCCTGATCTTCGGCAAGCCGGCTGAGGAGAAGACGTATCACAAGCTGAAGCTGAAAGACACCCTGCGTGACATGTGCCTGCACCCGGATGGTCTGCAGGTCGCGACCGCCCATCACGACGGGCACGTGCGGATCAGCCGCCTTGCTGCCGACGGCTGA
- a CDS encoding sulfatase-like hydrolase/transferase, translating to MRSAVVCRPGFVLLIVIAIGIRPAWSAERRPNVLFVAIDDLNDWVGCLGGHPQAKTPNIDRLAARGMLFTNAHCSASLCNPSRASVMTGTLPSTNGVHGNQQDWRRSPYLEGHPTLPEFFRQQGYWTGACGKIFHANHGGECGALNGGHGGLRGFNHPESWTERFPSKNQQLAKLPVMTGRNFNGLETWHWDWAAIDVADDETEDGQAAAWAESMLREREDEPFFLAVGIYKPHGPWYCPPAYFEQHPLESIRLPQLNPANDLDDVPAIAKRHLGSYFGDYHSRILEQGLYESAVQAYLANVTFADAMLGRVLDALDARDDADETVIVLWSDHGWHLGEKQKWHKGTNWEEGTRVPLIVVAPGVAEPGSRCDEPVSLVDLYPTLLDLTGLPNVDGLDGESLVPQLQNPRAERERPAYTINGGRHQSVRSKRWRYVRYADGSEELYDHQSDPTEYTNLADRREYAELKQELAAWFPEEIRRVEYRSEPPLEAGFRPLFNGYDLTSWEGDPSLWRVEDGKIVGETTEGAPLPHNSFLVWRGATLRDFELRLRVRVIGEYNSGIQYRSRDLADRSDYVVGGYQCDLHPDPEKLGMLYEEKGRGIIAGREEKVLVTQDGRRFLTGSSPEDVRPVNLGEWNDVTIIARGDRLVHKVNGHVACEVFDADEERGTSSGLLAIQLHRGAPMRVEVADVRLREMAPPPEDVAGIEVPADAQERPWPRRRR from the coding sequence ATGCGCTCCGCAGTCGTATGTCGTCCCGGTTTCGTTCTGTTGATCGTCATCGCCATTGGCATTCGGCCCGCGTGGTCAGCAGAGAGACGGCCGAACGTGCTGTTCGTGGCCATCGACGACCTTAACGACTGGGTGGGCTGCCTGGGCGGGCATCCGCAGGCAAAGACGCCGAACATCGACCGGCTGGCGGCGCGCGGAATGTTGTTCACGAACGCGCACTGTTCCGCATCGTTGTGCAATCCGTCCCGGGCGAGCGTCATGACGGGGACGCTGCCGTCGACCAACGGCGTGCATGGCAATCAACAGGACTGGCGCAGGTCGCCGTACCTCGAAGGACATCCGACGCTGCCGGAATTCTTTCGTCAGCAAGGCTACTGGACCGGGGCGTGCGGGAAGATCTTTCATGCCAATCACGGCGGCGAATGCGGGGCGCTGAACGGCGGGCACGGAGGACTGCGGGGCTTCAATCATCCCGAGTCGTGGACCGAACGGTTTCCTTCGAAAAATCAGCAGCTCGCCAAGCTGCCGGTGATGACCGGGCGGAACTTCAACGGGCTCGAAACCTGGCACTGGGACTGGGCGGCAATCGATGTCGCCGATGACGAAACCGAGGATGGTCAGGCGGCGGCCTGGGCGGAGTCGATGCTCCGGGAGCGGGAAGACGAGCCGTTCTTTCTCGCGGTGGGAATCTACAAGCCGCACGGTCCCTGGTACTGTCCGCCGGCGTACTTCGAGCAGCATCCGCTGGAGTCAATCCGGTTGCCGCAGCTCAACCCCGCGAACGATCTCGACGACGTGCCGGCGATCGCGAAGCGGCATCTGGGGAGCTACTTCGGCGACTATCACAGCCGGATTCTCGAGCAGGGTCTGTACGAGTCGGCCGTACAGGCGTACCTGGCGAACGTGACGTTTGCGGATGCGATGCTGGGGCGCGTGCTGGACGCACTCGATGCCCGTGACGACGCAGACGAGACCGTCATCGTGCTGTGGTCGGATCATGGCTGGCATCTGGGGGAGAAACAGAAATGGCACAAGGGGACCAACTGGGAAGAAGGGACGCGGGTCCCGCTGATTGTCGTCGCCCCGGGCGTTGCCGAGCCGGGCAGCCGGTGCGATGAGCCGGTCAGCCTGGTCGATCTCTACCCCACCCTGCTGGATCTGACCGGCCTGCCGAACGTCGATGGGCTCGACGGTGAGAGCCTGGTTCCGCAGCTGCAGAATCCTCGGGCGGAGCGTGAACGGCCCGCGTACACGATCAACGGAGGCCGGCACCAGTCAGTCCGGTCGAAGCGGTGGCGATACGTCCGCTATGCCGACGGCAGCGAGGAGCTGTACGACCATCAGAGCGATCCGACCGAGTACACGAACCTGGCCGACCGGCGTGAGTATGCGGAGCTGAAGCAGGAGTTGGCGGCGTGGTTTCCAGAGGAGATCCGCCGGGTCGAGTACCGGAGCGAGCCGCCGCTCGAAGCGGGGTTCCGGCCGTTGTTCAACGGTTACGACCTGACCAGCTGGGAGGGGGACCCGTCGCTGTGGCGGGTGGAGGACGGGAAGATCGTCGGCGAGACGACCGAAGGCGCTCCCCTGCCCCACAATTCGTTCCTCGTTTGGCGCGGCGCAACGTTGCGGGATTTCGAATTGCGGCTGCGGGTGCGCGTCATTGGTGAATACAACTCGGGAATCCAGTATCGCTCGCGGGATCTGGCGGATCGGAGCGACTACGTCGTCGGAGGGTACCAGTGCGATCTGCATCCCGATCCGGAGAAGCTGGGGATGCTGTACGAGGAGAAGGGTCGCGGCATCATTGCCGGGCGGGAAGAGAAGGTCCTGGTGACGCAGGACGGGAGGCGGTTCCTTACCGGCAGCTCGCCCGAAGACGTACGGCCGGTGAACCTGGGGGAGTGGAATGATGTCACGATTATCGCCCGCGGGGACCGGCTGGTTCACAAGGTAAACGGGCATGTTGCTTGCGAAGTGTTCGATGCGGACGAGGAGCGGGGGACGTCGTCGGGGCTGCTGGCGATCCAGCTCCACAGGGGGGCCCCGATGCGGGTGGAAGTCGCCGATGTCCGCCTGAGAGAGATGGCTCCCCCGCCGGAAGACGTTGCCGGAATTGAGGTTCCGGCCGACGCACAGGAGCGGCCCTGGCCCCGGCGGAGGCGTTGA